In Zingiber officinale cultivar Zhangliang chromosome 6A, Zo_v1.1, whole genome shotgun sequence, a single genomic region encodes these proteins:
- the LOC121998466 gene encoding putative disease resistance protein RGA3: MEAALVTAASRFMVQNVSDLLQLDEKLKAITASNKTKMKKLKELSAIIDAVIQDVDSRPFIDAAVKNLLTKLKYLAYDLEDVVDYYDTTVSQKKQRSNTSLRPVRDFFSPNNQVVFKSRIGGMIKAITESLDSILLQKSVLLDLPQSKSEPRLYRETHSRNSFVVIGREPERNKIVDLLTKDDDDESNHGTVKVIAIAGMGGLGKTTLAQHVFDDERVKAQFENSRMWTVVGAEFDPAKVMKSVLEAATDAPVNISQIDSVRQNIEKALSGRKFLLVLDDVWNEDPLKWGILKAALTCGVRGSKILLTTRNQQVSKIMGSSNTTHQLQQLSQDDCLSLFQQFAFGDEAVDQKLVKIGEKIVEKCGGVPLAAISLGNMLRGTRDETYWSSVLKSEIWQLRDEEDKVLAILKLSYDTLLPRSKKCFAFASLFSKNYKMAKDELIKLWIANDFVRSDKNFMLRQLATTSLMNL; this comes from the coding sequence ATGGAAGCAGCTTTAGTAACTGCTGCGTCTCGCTTCATGGTCCAGAATGTGTCAGATCTCCTCCAACTCGACGAGAAACTCAAGGCGATAACTGCAAGTAACAAAAcgaagatgaagaagctcaaggagTTGTCCGCGATCATTGACGCGGTGATCCAAGATGTCGACTCCCGCCCTTTTATTGATGCTGCTGTGAAGAACTTGCTGACGAAGCTCAAATACTTGGCCTACGATCTCGAGGATGTTGTGGATTACTATGACACCACAGTCTCGCAGAAGAAGCAGAGATCAAACACTTCTTTAAGGCCGGTGCGTGATTTCTTCTCTCCTAATAATCAAGTTGTGTTTAAGAGTAGGATAGGTGGCATGATAAAAGCCATAACAGAAAGTCTGGATTCTATTTTGCTGCAAAAGTCCGTTCTTCTCGATTTGCCACAAAGCAAGTCGGAACCACGTCTCTACAGAGAGACCCACTCCCGCAATAGCTTTGTTGTTATAGGGAGAGAACCAGAGAGGAATAAGATTGTCGACTTGTTAAcaaaggatgatgatgatgaaagcAACCATGGCACAGTGAAGGTCATTGCCATTGCTGGGATGGGTGGCTTGGGGAAGACTACACTTGCTCAGCATGTTTTCGATGATGAGAGGGTGAAAGCTCAGTTTGAAAATTCAAGAATGTGGACAGTTGTTGGGGCTGAATTTGACCCTGCAAAGGTAATGAAATCTGTTTTAGAAGCAGCTACTGATGCACCAGTCAACATCTCACAAATAGATTCAGTGAGACAGAACATAGAAAAAGCACTATCTGGGAGGAAATTTCTGCTCGTTCTTGATGATGTCTGGAATGAAGATCCATTAAAGTGGGGCATACTAAAAGCAGCCTTGACATGTGGGGTGAGGGGAAGCAAAATTTTGCTGACAACCCGTAACCAACAGGTGTCTAAAATTATGGGCTCATCCAATACCACCCACCAATTACAACAGTTGTCCCAAGATGATTGTCTGTCCTTGTTTCAACAATTTGCTTTTGGAGACGAAGCAGTGGATCAAAAGCTGGTGAAAATTGGTGAAAAGATTGTTGAGAAATGTGGCGGTGTGCCCTTGGCTGCCATATCTCTTGGTAACATGCTCCGTGGCACTCGAGATGAGACTTATTGGTCCTCAGTATTGAAGAGTGAAATATGGCAACTCCGAGATGAGGAAGATAAAGTGTTAGCTATACTAAAGTTGAGCTATGACACTCTCCTCCCACGGTCAAAGAAGTGTTTTGCATTTGCCTCCCTATTCTCAAAAAATTATAAGATGGCAAAGGATGAACTGATAAAACTATGGATAGCAAATGATTTTGTACGCTCGGACAAGAATTTTATGCTGAGACAATTGGCAACAACGTCTTTGATGAACTTGTAA
- the LOC121998465 gene encoding putative disease resistance protein RGA1 has protein sequence MHDLMHDLARSVSANAYWNSDQDSVEDVGNRTYHVQIQGGEESSMAQVLGKRPLYLRTFMAQNPSSGLSINLLEVFSELKFLRVLDLSYNHIKEVPTSIGNLILLRYLNLSNNNIEVLPDSITLLSNLQYLNLSFNEEFQELPKKLGNIQNLRDLDLTCGFFESDFRLTHMPSGLSRLTNLRSLSLFVAGDRIGACSIIELEDLKLQGGMAIKFSKNFTNYSCGGRKILKNQDLNALWIEFNNSDRYDKDMLDDLCPNTSLKQLTISNYGSPQFPTWLMESQLPNLVEVNLQNCFSCEHIPSFGNLQFLKKLDLKFISDITHMGAEFHGYGGFPSLQELCLSSMDNLEEWSESHGVDELFPKLQLLQVFDCFKLKSMPRLPTIQHLDISFCSGSLLSCIGRLTSLSVLSVDGMNDMTSLPSDCIRNLTSLKELEIINCRQLQYLPGDEMQHLEMLRSLTIDNCDNLASFPSEVGRLSSLCSLQLSNCPIIILQPQELIQILNSVDEFEIEICNKKVNLLGQLQYLHTLKDLSLCGAHDHRSDNFTFRIPKLSICCCDELKSLMIAEAASHTVLEGICINGISNLTTLPDWLPHLKSLRSLTIEKCPRLERVPRDLKDLPKLSELILINCPQLEGRCERETGEDWPIISHLLTIFI, from the coding sequence ATGCATGATTTGATGCATGATCTGGCACGATCAGTATCTGCAAATGCATATTGGAATTCTGATCAAGACTCGGTGGAAGATGTTGGAAACAGAACATATCATGTGCAAATACAAGGAGGAGAGGAATCAAGCATGGCTCAGGTCTTAGGCAAGAGACCATTGTACTTGCGCACCTTTATGGCCCAAAATCCATCATCAGGTTTGAGTATCAATCTGCTTGAAGTCTTCTCAGAACTGAAATTTTTGCGGGTGTTAGATTTAAGTTACAATCACATCAAAGAGGTGCCGACGTCAATAGGAAATCTGATACTTTTGAGGTACCTCAACTTATCTAACAATAATATTGAAGTTCTACCCGACTCCATAACCCTTCTCTCCAATTTACAGTATCTCAATCTCAGTTTCAATGAGGAATTTCAAGAGCTACCAAAAAAGTTAGGGAATATTCAAAACCTTCGGGATCTTGATTTAACATGTGGTTTTTTTGAAAGTGATTTTAGATTGACACACATGCCTAGTGGATTATCTCGACTTACTAATCTTCGAAGTTTAAGTCTCTTTGTTGCTGGGGACAGAATTGGTGCATGCTCAATTATAGAGCTTGAGGATTTGAAGCTTCAAGGAGGAATGGCAattaaattttccaaaaattttacaaattaTTCTTGTGGTGGAAGAAAAATCTTGAAGAATCAAGATCTTAATGCACTGTGGATCGAGTTTAATAATTCAGACAGATATGACAAGGACATGTTGGATGATCTTTGTCCCAACACGAGTTTAAAGCAGTTAACCATATCCAACTATGGGAGTCCACAATTTCCAACATGGTTGATGGAGTCACAATTGCCAAATTTGGTTGAAGTTAACCTTCAAAACTGCTTCAGTTGTGAACATATTCCTTCGTTTGGAAATCTGCAGTTTCTTAAGAAGCTTGACTTAAAGTTTATCAGTGACATCACACATATGGGTGCTGAGTTCCATGGGTACGGAGGATTTCCTTCCCTTCAAGAACTCTGCTTGTCTTCAATGGATAATTTAGAGGAATGGTCAGAGTCTCATGGTGTCGATGAGTTGTTCCCTAAACTGCAGCTGCTGCAGGTTTTCGATTGTTTCAAATTGAAAAGTATGCCGAGACTTCCTACAATCCAACACCTTGATATATCATTCTGTAGTGGGAGCCTACTCTCATGTATTGGAAGGCTAACTTCTCTTTCTGTTCTCAGTGTGGATGGTATGAATGACATGACATCTCTTCCAAGTGACTGCATCAGAAAcctcacatctttgaaggaaTTAGAAATTATAAATTGCAGACAACTCCAGTATCTTCCTGGGGATGAAATGCAGCACCTAGAAATGCTTCGTTCGTTAACCATTGACAATTGTGATAATTTGGCATCCTTCCCTTCAGAAGTGGGGCGTCTTAGTTCTCTTTGTTCTCTACAGCTCTCAAATTGTCCAATTATAATATTGCAGCCACAAGAACTCATACAAATCTTGAATTCAGTAGATGAGTTCGAAATAGAGATTTGTAACAAGAAAGTCAATTTACTTGGGCAACTGCAATACTTGCACACTCTCAAAGACTTGTCTCTATGCGGTGCACATGATCATAGATCAGATAACTTTACTTTCAGAATTCCAAAATTAAGTATTTGTTGTTGTGATGAATTGAAGTCGTTGATGATAGCAGAAGCAGCAAGTCATACTGTGCTAGAAGGTATATGCATAAATGGAATCTCCAATCTCACGACCTTGCCTGACTGGCTGCCGCATCTCAAGTCTCTTCGTTCACTAACAATCGAGAAGTGCCCACGATTAGAAAGGGTGCCAAGGGATTTGAAGGATCTACCTAAGTTGAGTGAATTGATACTTATCAATTGCCCACAGCTGGAAGGAAGATGCGAAAGGGAGACAGGCGAAGATTGGCCTATCATCTCACATCTGCTAACTATTTTTATATAA
- the LOC121998467 gene encoding protein TIFY 10a-like has product MVEENMGSKEESSFSRTCRLLSRYLREKGSLGGLPPLDQRPQGKSREPKTINLFPRVDVLEEIQTQINQEKTSHISLNFFPRQSTQGPANALETKQMEMNQLTIFYAGEVLVFNNYPADRAKDLMQMASKESVAAQNFSFSTPHIAAAGAECNSKPETKLAQDMPIMRRNSLHRFLEKRKDRIHSKSPYQGNPSSSVNEAKMKSSEPWLNLGRQISDHSSDASK; this is encoded by the exons ATGGTGGAGGAGAATATGGGAAGCAAAGAGGAGTCCAGCTTCTCCAGGACGTGCAGGCTGTTGAGCCGGTACTTGAGGGAGAAGGGCAGCTTGGGAGGCCTTCCGCCGCTCGATCAACGGCCGCAAG GCAAATCTAGGGAACCCAAAACCATCAACTTGTTTCCAAGGGTAGATGTGCTAGAAGAGATCCAAACACAGATCAACCAAGAGAAAACCTCTCACATATCCTTGAATTTTTTCCCCCGACAATCAACACAAGGACCTGCCAATGCCTTAGAAACCAA GCAGATGGAGATGAACCAGCTCACTATCTTTTATGCCGGCGAGGTGCTTGTTTTCAACAACTATCCCGCCGACAGAGCCAAGGACCTGATGCAGATGGCAAGCAAAGAGAGTGTTGCAGCTCAAAATTTCAGCTTCTCCACCCCTCACATTGCAGCTGCTGGAGCTGAGTGCAATTCCAAGCCTGAAACCAAGCTGGCTCAGG ATATGCCGATAATGAGGAGGAATTCCCTGCATCGGTTCCTCGAGAAGAGGAAAGACAG AATCCATTCCAAGTCACCGTATCAAGGCAATCCTTCTTCATCGGTGAATGAGGCAAAGATGAAATCTAGCGAACCTTGGCTCAACCTAGGCAGACAAATCTCAGATCACAGTTCAGATGCTAGCAAATGA